The genomic segment tttagttttttttttttttcggttttggGAAATTGAATTTGGGATCCGAAAGTTTAGTCGATGGTTCTTGTTTGGATAGTTTACTATCTTTGTTTATGTATATGTCCTCTGTGATTTTTGTtccgatttagggttttggattaTGGTTTCAATAGTTGAGAACAAGAAGCTAATGGCTTTTTGCTATAAGAATGTTGCAGTTTCTTTGTGttagtctgattttttttatgttaaaccGAGTATTCACTTGAAATTGTTTGTTGTTCATGAGTTTTCGTCAGTGTCACCTGAAGTAAGCCACACATAACGGGAATTCACAGGACAAGTAGCAACAACAATCGAGTAAGAGGTAATTATTCGATTTCATTAGCATCTGAAATGTcaatttcttgttgtttggtggATGATTGAAGTCTGATAATAGTCTGATACTAGTGTTAAGATATTAGATTTgctttaaaactaatatatgaATGCAAAACAAACTAATACAAAACCggagatattttaatttggaaatCTCTTCCAAATACTCTATTCTTACTAAAAAACACAGTTGAAGTCTTTAATGTTTGTCTTACACCAGCTCCTCTATGTATTTAATGGGGTACTACTTCTCTTTGTACTTGTATAAGTTGTAATAAATTATGATTAGACTTAGGTAGTTGAATGGTAATAACTTATTACTTGTTACTTTATCTCCTTTTTAACACCAAGCCAGTCTTAAAtctttctccatcatcctctatctctcgtttttggttcttgttttaaacatttctgatttttgttctttggaaCATCTCTCGCTTTGGTTCTTGTTTTAAACATTTCTGATTTCTGTTCTTTGTAACATCTCtctttttggttcttgttttaaACATTTCTGATTTCTGTCCTCTGAGAACATCTCTCGTCTTTGGTTCTGCTCTTCTTCCTATGAGTTCTCACAATACTTTCAGTCAGTCCTCTAGCTATTTAGATCTTCTACACAGTCAAGGAGATTCATTTAACCTAGAAAACTCTCCTTATGAGAGTTTTCCCTAATCTAGCCACAATGTCGCTTATGAAATACCTGCTTCGAGCTCTCAACAATCACAGGATGCACCCCTTTCTTAAGAGACACCTGTCAGGAAGGATAGGAAGAAATGGAATCCGGCTGATGATGAGATCCTCATCAGTGCGTGGCTGAACACTTCCAAGGACCCGATTATTTCAAATCAACAAAGGGGGGGAAGCTTTTGGCAAAGGGTTCAGAAATACTATGCAGAGTCTCCTCATGCTATAGCCAATGGCGAACAAGGGCTTAACATAAACTGTAAGCAGAGGTGGTTCAAGATTAATGACTACACTAACAAGTTCTGTGGGGCTTATGCAGCTGCAGAGAGACTAAACAGCAGTGAGCACTCTGAGAACGATGTGCTGAAGGTGGCTCACGACATCTACTTCGCTGATTATAAGTCAAAGTTTACAATGGAGCATTGCTGGTGCTTGTTAAGGTTTGAGCAGAAATGGTTGAACCAAAACGCTATTAACACTCCGACACCTGCAGTcagaacaaagaggaaacctGTAGCTGCAGCTTCACAATCCGAGGCTTCACAAGGCGAGGAAAACCACACTGAGCAAGACTGTGAGAAAAGGCCTCAAGGTATCAAGGCAACAAAGGGCAGCAGGAACAAAGCTGAGGGGAAGGCTCTTGCTGAGTACAAGAGCATGTTGGAAGTAAAGAAGGTGGATATGGCTGAGAAGGAGAAGCTACAGAAGCTTGGCATATTAGACACACTACTTGCCAAACCAGAGCCACTTAGTGCAACTGATCAAGTTATCAAAGATAAGATAGTGGCACAGTATTTCTTAGATTGATgtataatgaagattaattacaaaaattctaTGCTgagaataaaatgtttgttttacatataatgaagattaattacaaaaattctaTGCTgagaataaaatgtttgtttttacttttcatgtttttacggtttatgtttttatttttcatgttttaattgtatgttttgttttttccaagtttttgtaactttgtaattttcttatattattaatgttaatgttatatgttttatttgaatttaaacttTACTATgattttacttattaatttaaatatttaaaaaaataatattatttttttacagggGACCAATTGTGAAGGACACCAATGCTCATcccaaaattaagaaactctgaaaataacattaatttatTCAAGGGACCAAATATTTGTCCCaaccaatgcacatgctctaagtatctatttgttaaatccATCAAGTTTGTGGAGGCCTAGCtaggacatttttttttactcttgtaataacttgtttttatagaaaaactatctcaatattaaatcaaaataaaatattaatagttagaacaaaacaaaaagccatTTTTGTAACTCAAAATATTCTATAGAACATTTGATTGTTATTACAAGTACTATATTACTAATTTAGTAAGGAGTAATTACGGACTGTATTTTCATGACTTGAATCTTTGGGACTGATGTAGGTATTGGATACCCTTCTATTAACATCACTCGTGTGACTATAACTCCCGGCAGTTTCGCAGACGCTAGGATATTTGGTTTTACAGGTAcgtaatatgtatattttatgatCTAAATTCCAAGTTTCAActttttcatttgttgttgtttgttgtaatTATAGTTTATCAATGTATAACATCAGTGCCGGCGTTGATATGGTGCAAGCGGTGCTTTTGCACCAggtttcattttaaaaaaaaaatttagaaggCTTTGAGCCCtcaaagtttaatatttttgataaaaatgattctaaatttatgaaatctaCAATTAACACcttaaaaacatcaatttttttttttttttttgcaccaTGTCCAACAACAACTTGAGCCGGGCCTGTATAACATTTTTTGTGCATACAGAGAAAACCTTGGATGCAGGATTAACAACCGCTGCTGTTAAAGATGGCGATGCACATTTCGCTATAGGCTACTACGACCTCTGTGCGTGTAGTGATTGTACTATTCTAGCTAATACcaacttctctttattttttttccaaattatagTTTACAGAGACGAATATGAACGGGTAAGTAATTCTTACATTTAAGTATAGAAAGTTCTGATATTAAttactatattacaaaaaatgtactgaaatctctttttttttcttttttgttttatgtataaCCTGTGAAGGATGAAAAGATTTCTGTAACATGGACAAAATCTATGACGGACGCAACAGAATTAATGTGCGTCTACTTCGAACTCCCCGACTCTACTTCAGCTATCTCTGCTTAATCAAATTGGCGTGTGGAAAATATGTTTCTAAGAGGATTATTGGTTTGggattttaagagaattttaataacttaaaaaattatgtaaaatatgttgttattcaatcaagactttttaaaacttttttaaaatttggtgttattagttgtggatttgtaaaaagttatttaaatcttcatagtgttattggattaggAGTTTTAtcaagtcattaaaagttttatgttattcaaataaaacaaaagaatcttagATCGTTAATGACTTCAActattatattattggtttaggattctatattcttttcttcataaaaaatgTCATGTAAAcactttcatcaaatagaaagattgtGTATCATAGTCCATGACTttttgagaagaaagagagataaataaagaagagagaggGTTTACAATCACGTCGCAATTTCCCAACCCATTTCTACCAAACTCATATAAATacccagcaaaaaaaaaaaaaaatagacagagTTACGACTTCGGTCAccggaaaaaagaaagaatgggAGAAGAAGCATTGTCGAAAGCTCATTTCTCTTCCAGTGCTTCCATCAAATCTGCAGTATTTGGATGCTCATGGCTGTATCTCACTCGAAACAGTAGCAAAACCAATGTCGCTTCTTGTGATAGCTGACAAGACCCATTCTACTTTCGTGTTCACGGATTGGTTCAAGCTAAACCGAGATGCAAAAGAAAGTATTGTGGCTCATACTCAACTCAAGAGTCAAATACTGGCGAATGGATCTCTTCCACGTAATCATAAGGTTCTATCTCTGTTTACTCTGTTATTATTCAAGTGACGGTTTCTTTCACATGTCatgcttaaatattttttttttcatttcaggGTCTAGTTTTGGAACCCTTAGCTAGTGGTGcgacaatataaaatatgttgttcAAATTCTAATGACTTGattctagttttgtttcttaagcaatgaaacaaaataaacaaaacaaaaacttctgaaagagagagaggagcatGTGCGTCCTCATGAGACAGAGAGGTAAATGTGGCTCTGTTCTTTTGCAGAGTCGCGCGACACTTTCTAGCGACACCAAAATAACACTAAATtgattggtttattttttaccCAGCAATAAagtatcttataaaaaaaataaaaagcgaCACTGCTTCCGTTAAATGAGTCGCTGAAAAATCCATCGACGGCCCGCGACGGACAACGATATCTgttattttgaacaaaaaggAAAGCAGCGacagcaaacaaaaaacaagcgatggtaaagaagaaagaatccaTTGATGTCAGTGTAATTTACCGTCGCTAGAAGGTGTCGCTGCGACACTGAAACGAACAGGCCctgtatattttaattcatgAGACAGAGAGGTCAATGTATATTGTATTCTAATGGcgaccctctctctctcttctttctttatctctctttcttctctttgtgtgtttacacatttgttttctttctcagaCCGAATCCGAGTTTAGTCCGAATGACACATACATTGACACTTTTccagaaaaacagagcaaaacagaaccagaaaaattataaaaacaaacaacaaaatcaacagaTCAAGAGAGGGAAAATCGAGTTTAGaaagatagagaagaaagacaaacgtttaaagcaaaagaaagacAATGTTTCGTATCACCCCATCCAAcacaagcaaagaaaagaacaatatttaaaaaattttaaaaaaccttcAAGATCTTCATGGCATGCTCCCTGTTCCTGTAGCCTCTGCCCACATATTAGCAGCTATTGTGTCTCTCCAATTATTAGCATAATCTCTTTGCTGAGATTGGAGAGTTCATGTATCTCCATTTTCCTGATTACTATTTTCTTCGTGACCGATACTGGTTTCTTCATCATTGTATTCTTCGGGAGGAAACTCATCGGACCGACATTCTTTACGAAGAAAGTTATGTAATCCAGCACAAGCTAATACGAGTTCTGCTAGTACCTTAAAAAGAAAAGGCGGTGCTGATTTGAAAATCAGAAAACGGGATTTAAAGATACCAAAAATTCTCTCGATCACATTACTGGAAGATGCATTATGCAAGTTGAATAACTCATTTTGATTGCTAGGATCACAACCTTGACCTCTAAAGTCTTGTAGATGGTACCTTGTACCCCTGAATGGAGCTAAAAAATTGCGTCGATTTACAAATCCACAATCAACTAGATAATATTTTCCTGTAAATCATATATGAATAGTAATTGTTATAAAGACGAAAGAGAAGTAACAATGTTTTGTGTAATGCATATGTATATACCTTCGGGAACAGGTAGCTTGCTCTTACTTAATACTTTGTGAATAGATGCTGCTCGTTACAACATCACTTAATACTTTTGAATCGTGAGCTGTACCTTCCCATCCACTAAAGacatacagtagaacctctataaattaataaggtcgggaccatgaaattttattaatttaaagaggttttaatttatcgataaattaataattattaatttatcgataaattaataaaatattaatttatgaagagatttttaattttcataattttgaaaattatgtattacaaaataagatacttttgttatcattcatttttttaaaaaaaatttcttaatttattatcTTGTCTATTGTAATTgctaagtttagagtttaggtaaaaatgatagatgttagaagtttagagtttagaagaaatttctactagtatcattcatggtaatgatgaagttgaaTAAGATATTGCgataattttaaaatcagttACATATAAATAAGCAATTATCTCATTTAGAACTCTTcataatttttggatgtgaTTTGAGAATACGACAATGAAAGatattagagatgagctccaataagaatgcaaattcaagaatatgcaaacaataatagagtcatatttcagtatttcactagattttcttagatatatatatatatatatatattaatattatttgattattaatttatgatattgatggtactatatttttacataggatttctaaaaaaaatattatcttattaatttatcgaaatgtgtcattttttacactggcccaACTCGGAaccggaagaatttattaatttatagcaagtattaatttaaagagtattaatttatagaggttctactgtatatgaATTCTAGATCAAAGTTACAAGCAGCAAGAacattttttgatatatatccTTTCCGATTTCGATAGCTTGGTGCATCATTAGTAGGCACCATTGCATGAATGTGTGTGCCGTCGATAGCGCCAACGCAATCCTGTAAAAATCATGATAACAAGAGTTCGACgttcatttctttgttttatcaaCTATATGCGAAAGAGATAATAACTGTAAAGCAGCTAATGAGTCTatgtataattttatctttCGTCTTTTGATAGTGTTGCTCTGATATTTCTAATAGACTTTTCCactatgttattttgtttgctCGTTTTTGGCTTCCACAAAGCCAATTAAATAATTCACAACTTAATTTGACTAATGAAGAAATAATGAGTTACTAGCaaagattagaaaaacaaacatatttaataattaagtaaggacaaagaaaaacaacacTCACATCAACCCAAACGTTCATGAGAAGCACATTACGTACCCAAGCAAAGCCAGtcctaatattttataattaccTCAATTGTGTTGAAACGTATCTTGAATTCGTAGTAAACATACCTTGAAATAAGGATAATAGCGTGTGCATTCTCTTATTTTTGCAGGAACTGTGAGTCCAGATTTGGCCATCCAACTTGGTGCAATCATATTAATACATCTAAAACCTTGTGAAAATTTGTACTTGCAGCAAATTTTGATCTCATAAATCTGCGCATTGTATACTTATATTTTGAGCTTTGACCAATGGTGAGCAAAAATGTAGCCACCATTTCTTCATGACAAGTCTGTTGGGTATCTGTTAAAGACGTTTTTTCTCTGATTATATCACATAACTTCAAAAATACTTCAGGATACATACGGTATACCTCTCGAAAGCGTTTATGATCTTCTTTAAGAAGTTTCTCGAGGTAAATGTAGCCAATTCTTGTGATAGGCTTACGAATCGGACGCTCAATACTTTTGTTCATACAGTAAGCTCTTATCGTATATTTCAGTAGTAATACCAAAATGTCTATTTTTGATTCGTCATCTTCATGATGAGATTCATCCTCTCTCACAATCGTGTGATCCATGATAAACAGCCCCtgaaaaaattatctattaatCAGTtagatgataatatatatatatatatatatataatttgacg from the Camelina sativa cultivar DH55 chromosome 12, Cs, whole genome shotgun sequence genome contains:
- the LOC104733848 gene encoding glutathione S-transferase T3-like, whose protein sequence is MVISYIQPLRLLLASVLFFLPALHAGSVNFKYCNETPVRKDRKKWNPADDEILISAWLNTSKDPIISNQQRGGSFWQRVQKYYAESPHAIANGEQGLNINCKQRWFKINDYTNKFCGAYAAAERLNSSEHSENDVLKVAHDIYFADYKSKFTMEHCWCLLRFEQKWLNQNAINTPTPAVRTKRKPVAAASQSEASQGEENHTEQDCEKRPQGIKATKGSRNKAEGKALAEYKSMLEVKKVDMAEKEKLQKLGILDTLLAKPEPLSATDQVIKDKIVAQYFLD